The Streptomyces camelliae genome window below encodes:
- a CDS encoding ATP-binding protein: MRDPLSVLTDAFTSFLFGKVETTRLPVRTSTGQAQAVYLPTAAPGLGDSGVIIGREVYSGKGYIYDPFQLYGQQLPAPHWLVLGESGNGKSALEKTYVLRQLRFKDRQVVVLDAQGEDGVGEWNLIAEELGITPIRLDPTAALNHGIRLNPLDPSITTTGQLALLRTIIEVAMGHGLDERSGFALKVAHSYVNETILDRQPVLTDIVEQLRHPEPESAEAMNVAIDDVRAWGLDVALVLDRLVDGDLRGMFDGPTTVGIDLDAPLIVFDLSHIDRNSIAMPILMAIVGVWLEHTWIRPDRKKRIFLVEEAWHIINSPFVAQLFQRLLKFGRRLGLSFVAVVHHLSDVVDGAAAKEAAAILKMASTRTIYAQKADEARATGRVLGLPRWAVEIIPTLTPGIAVWDVNGNVQVVKHLVTETERPLVFTDRAMTESSSDLVADEALRAAEREAEQRAAAFVEQHLGDSESTVA, encoded by the coding sequence ATGCGGGATCCGCTGTCCGTCCTCACCGACGCCTTCACGTCCTTCCTCTTCGGAAAGGTCGAGACGACCCGTCTCCCGGTCCGCACCTCCACGGGCCAGGCCCAGGCCGTCTACCTGCCCACGGCCGCCCCCGGCCTCGGCGACTCGGGCGTCATCATCGGCCGCGAGGTGTACTCCGGCAAGGGCTACATCTACGACCCCTTCCAGCTCTACGGCCAGCAGCTCCCGGCCCCCCACTGGCTCGTCCTCGGCGAGTCCGGCAACGGCAAGTCGGCCCTGGAGAAGACCTACGTCCTACGACAGCTGCGCTTCAAGGACCGCCAGGTCGTCGTCCTCGACGCCCAGGGCGAGGACGGCGTCGGCGAATGGAACCTCATCGCGGAGGAGCTGGGGATAACACCCATCCGGCTCGACCCGACGGCCGCCCTGAACCACGGCATCCGCCTCAACCCCCTCGACCCGTCGATCACGACGACAGGCCAGCTCGCACTGCTCCGCACGATCATCGAAGTCGCGATGGGCCACGGCCTGGACGAACGCTCAGGCTTCGCCCTGAAGGTCGCCCACTCCTACGTCAACGAGACGATCCTGGACCGCCAGCCGGTCCTCACCGACATCGTGGAACAGCTACGGCACCCCGAGCCGGAGTCGGCGGAGGCGATGAACGTCGCCATAGACGACGTACGGGCGTGGGGCCTGGACGTGGCCCTGGTGCTGGACCGCCTGGTCGACGGTGACCTGCGCGGCATGTTCGACGGCCCCACGACGGTCGGCATCGACCTCGACGCCCCCCTCATCGTCTTCGACCTGTCCCACATCGACCGCAACTCCATCGCCATGCCCATCCTCATGGCGATCGTCGGCGTATGGCTGGAGCACACCTGGATCCGCCCCGACCGGAAGAAGCGCATCTTCCTGGTCGAGGAGGCCTGGCACATCATCAACAGCCCCTTCGTTGCCCAGCTGTTCCAGCGCCTGCTGAAGTTCGGCCGACGGCTCGGCCTGTCCTTCGTCGCGGTCGTCCACCACCTGTCCGACGTGGTCGACGGCGCGGCCGCGAAGGAGGCGGCCGCGATCCTGAAAATGGCCTCCACCAGGACGATCTACGCCCAGAAGGCCGACGAGGCGAGGGCCACGGGCCGGGTCCTCGGTCTCCCCCGCTGGGCGGTGGAGATCATCCCCACCCTCACCCCCGGCATCGCCGTATGGGACGTCAACGGCAACGTCCAGGTGGTCAAACACCTGGTCACCGAGACGGAACGCCCTCTGGTCTTCACCGACCGCGCGATGACCGAGTCCTCCAGCGACCTCGTCGCCGACGAGGCGCTGCGCGCCGCCGAACGGGAGGCCGAACAGCGGGCGGCGGCCTTCGTGGAACAGCACCTGGGCGACTCCGAGTCGACGGTGGCGTAG
- a CDS encoding SCO6880 family protein, translating into MTTESHLSHPVTPRRTYLIGRARPNAIVGRNRESGEIALIVAGAFLGMMCGLLVPVLPLRIVLLTGFPLLALAAVYVPYKRRTFYKWFEINRSYKRTVKGGNALYRSTAMEAGTRIDGREVEIGPPPGIGRISWLAAPFGPDEIAVLLHADRKTVTAAIEIEGPGVGLRDSEDQEALVDRFGTLLKHVANGDGFVTRLQMLARTLPADPDAHAKDVALRGDDRAPDWLARSYDQLQSMVSTSSEQHRAYLVACMHYTRELAAEAQAMARAARPQSGRKLDRDAGLAVVMARELTDICSRLQEADIRVRQPLGQGRLASLIHSMYDPDHPIDHIQAMTQRNAWPAELDAMEPTYLQAKTRESSTRAPWCHATAWVKEWPMTPVGVNFLAPLLVHTPDVIRTVAVTMDLEPTEIAIERMLTEKTNDEAEASRAAKMNRTVDPRDVAAHNRLDQRGEDLASGAAGVNLVGYITVSARTPEALARDKRTIRASAGKSYLKLEWCDREHHRAFVNTLPFATGIRR; encoded by the coding sequence TTGACGACCGAGTCCCACCTGTCCCATCCGGTCACGCCCCGCCGTACGTATCTCATCGGCCGCGCCCGGCCCAACGCGATCGTCGGCCGGAACCGCGAGTCCGGCGAGATCGCGCTGATCGTCGCGGGCGCGTTCCTCGGCATGATGTGCGGCCTCCTCGTCCCGGTCCTCCCCCTGCGGATCGTGCTGCTCACGGGCTTCCCGCTGCTCGCGCTCGCCGCGGTCTACGTGCCGTACAAGCGCCGCACCTTCTACAAGTGGTTCGAGATCAACCGCAGCTACAAGCGCACCGTCAAGGGCGGCAACGCCCTCTACCGCTCCACCGCCATGGAGGCCGGCACCCGCATCGACGGCCGCGAGGTCGAGATCGGGCCGCCGCCCGGCATCGGCCGCATCAGCTGGCTCGCCGCCCCCTTCGGGCCCGACGAGATCGCCGTACTGCTGCACGCCGACCGCAAGACCGTCACCGCCGCCATCGAGATCGAGGGCCCCGGCGTCGGCCTGCGCGACTCCGAGGACCAGGAAGCCTTGGTCGACCGCTTCGGCACCCTCCTCAAGCACGTGGCCAACGGCGACGGCTTCGTCACCCGCCTCCAGATGCTCGCCCGCACGCTCCCCGCCGACCCCGACGCGCACGCCAAGGACGTCGCTCTGCGCGGCGACGACCGCGCCCCGGACTGGCTGGCCCGCTCCTACGACCAGCTCCAGTCCATGGTCTCCACCAGCAGCGAGCAGCACCGCGCCTACCTCGTCGCCTGCATGCACTACACCCGCGAACTGGCCGCCGAGGCCCAGGCCATGGCCCGCGCCGCCCGCCCGCAGTCCGGCCGCAAACTGGACCGCGACGCCGGCCTCGCCGTCGTCATGGCCCGCGAGCTGACCGACATCTGCTCGCGCCTGCAGGAGGCCGACATCCGCGTCCGCCAGCCGCTCGGCCAGGGCCGGCTCGCCTCGCTGATCCACTCCATGTACGACCCCGACCACCCCATCGACCACATCCAGGCGATGACCCAGCGCAACGCCTGGCCGGCCGAGCTCGACGCCATGGAGCCCACCTACCTCCAGGCCAAGACCCGCGAGTCCAGCACCCGCGCCCCCTGGTGCCACGCCACCGCCTGGGTGAAGGAGTGGCCGATGACCCCGGTGGGCGTCAACTTCCTGGCCCCCCTCCTCGTCCACACCCCGGACGTCATCCGCACGGTCGCCGTCACGATGGACCTCGAACCCACCGAGATCGCCATCGAACGCATGCTGACCGAGAAGACCAACGACGAGGCCGAGGCATCCCGCGCCGCCAAGATGAACCGGACCGTCGACCCTCGGGACGTCGCCGCCCACAACCGCCTCGACCAGCGCGGCGAAGACCTCGCCAGCGGCGCCGCCGGCGTCAACCTCGTCGGCTACATCACCGTCTCCGCCCGCACCCCCGAGGCCCTCGCCCGCGACAAGCGCACGATAAGGGCCTCCGCCGGCAAGTCGTACCTCAAGCTGGAGTGGTGCGACCGAGAGCACCACCGCGCCTTCGTGAACACACTTCCCTTCGCCACCGGCATCCGAAGGTAG
- a CDS encoding S53 family peptidase: MRTTPPRWRRLGTAFTATAALALAGLGTAAHANAAAPSPTATWTATPCATPKHQGELACDSFRVTGGLTAFQKQRAARDGITPKAADASTPSGYGPSDLQSAYGLTSAAASKGSGETIAIVDAYDDPNAAADLAKYRSYYGLPSCTTSNGCFKKVSQTGSTTSLPSADSGWAEEESLDLDMASAVCPNCNILLVEATSATMANLGKAVNEAVTLGAKYVSNSYGGSESSSDTSYDSSYFNHPGVAITVSAGDSAYGAEYPAASKYVTAVGGTALSTSSNSRGWTESVWKTSSTEGTGSGCSSYDAKPTWQTDTGCTKRTISDVAAVADPATGVSVYDSYGVTAGWYTFGGTSASSPIIASVYALAGTPSSSSYPAKFPYTAAGTSALNDVTSGNNGSCSPSYLCTAGSGYDGPTGWGTPEGTAAFTG, from the coding sequence ATGCGTACGACTCCCCCACGGTGGCGCCGCCTCGGCACCGCCTTCACGGCGACCGCGGCACTCGCCCTCGCCGGCCTCGGCACCGCGGCCCACGCGAACGCGGCGGCACCCTCGCCGACGGCGACCTGGACCGCGACCCCCTGTGCCACCCCCAAGCACCAGGGCGAACTCGCCTGCGACTCCTTCCGGGTGACCGGCGGCCTCACCGCCTTCCAGAAGCAGCGGGCCGCGAGAGACGGCATCACCCCGAAGGCCGCCGACGCCTCCACCCCCTCCGGCTACGGCCCCTCCGACCTCCAGTCGGCCTACGGCCTCACCTCCGCCGCCGCCTCCAAGGGCTCCGGCGAGACCATCGCGATCGTGGACGCCTACGACGACCCGAACGCCGCGGCCGACCTGGCGAAGTACCGCTCGTACTACGGCCTGCCCTCCTGCACCACCTCCAACGGCTGCTTCAAGAAGGTCAGCCAGACCGGCTCCACCACCTCCCTGCCCTCCGCCGACAGCGGCTGGGCCGAGGAAGAGTCCCTCGACCTCGACATGGCCTCCGCCGTCTGCCCGAACTGCAACATCCTCCTCGTCGAGGCCACGTCCGCGACGATGGCCAACCTCGGCAAGGCGGTCAACGAGGCGGTCACCCTGGGCGCGAAGTACGTCTCCAACAGCTACGGCGGCTCGGAATCGTCCTCGGACACCTCCTACGACTCCTCCTACTTCAACCACCCGGGCGTCGCGATCACCGTCTCCGCAGGTGACAGCGCCTACGGCGCCGAATACCCGGCCGCCTCGAAGTACGTGACGGCGGTCGGCGGCACGGCCCTGTCGACCTCGTCCAACTCCCGCGGCTGGACGGAGTCGGTCTGGAAGACGAGCAGCACGGAGGGAACCGGCTCCGGCTGCTCCTCGTACGACGCCAAGCCGACCTGGCAGACCGACACCGGCTGCACCAAGCGCACGATCTCCGACGTGGCCGCCGTCGCCGACCCGGCAACCGGCGTCTCCGTCTACGACTCCTACGGAGTGACGGCCGGCTGGTACACCTTCGGCGGCACCAGCGCCAGCTCGCCCATCATCGCCTCGGTCTACGCCCTCGCCGGCACCCCGTCCAGCAGCAGCTACCCGGCCAAGTTCCCGTACACCGCGGCCGGCACCTCCGCACTGAACGACGTCACCAGCGGCAACAACGGCAGCTGCTCCCCCAGCTACCTGTGCACCGCCGGATCCGGCTACGACGGCCCGACCGGCTGGGGCACCCCGGAGGGCACGGCGGCCTTCACCGGCTGA
- a CDS encoding S53 family peptidase → MRTSTPNSPHISGRWRRFGTAAVATAALALAGLGTAAQADADTATAPHKVSAKTIAAQVAKAHVRYEKACAATPKKGFAACNALRVTGGTTAFMEKQAALKGIAPKTVQPNAASASPTGYGPSDIQSAYGLTSAAASNGSGETVAIVDAYDDPNAAADLATYRSYYGLPSCTTSNGCFKKVSQTGSTTSLPTADSGWAGEESLDLDMVSATCPNCNILLVEAKSASDANLGTAVNEAVKLGAKFVSNSYGGSESSSDTSYDASYYNHPGVAITASAGDSAYGAEYPAASQYVTAVGGTSLSADSSSRGWTESVWSTSSTEGTGSGCSAYDPKPSWQTDSGCSTRMIGDVSAVADPATGVSVYDTYQASGWNTYGGTSASSPIIASVYALAGTPGSSDYPAQYPYNAAGTSALNDVTSGSNGTCDTDYFCNAETGYDGPTGWGTPQGTSAFSAS, encoded by the coding sequence TTGCGTACGTCCACCCCCAACTCCCCCCACATATCCGGCAGATGGCGCCGGTTCGGCACGGCAGCCGTGGCCACCGCCGCGCTCGCCCTCGCCGGCCTCGGCACCGCGGCCCAGGCCGACGCGGACACCGCCACCGCCCCCCACAAGGTGAGCGCGAAGACCATCGCCGCCCAGGTCGCCAAGGCCCACGTGCGCTACGAGAAGGCCTGCGCCGCGACCCCGAAGAAGGGCTTCGCGGCCTGCAACGCGCTGCGCGTGACCGGCGGTACCACCGCCTTCATGGAGAAGCAGGCGGCCCTGAAGGGCATCGCGCCCAAGACCGTGCAGCCGAACGCCGCGTCCGCCTCCCCCACCGGATACGGCCCCTCGGACATCCAGTCGGCCTACGGCCTCACCTCCGCCGCCGCCTCCAACGGTTCCGGCGAGACCGTCGCCATCGTGGACGCCTACGACGACCCGAACGCCGCGGCCGACCTCGCGACGTACCGCTCGTACTACGGCCTGCCGTCCTGCACCACGTCCAACGGCTGCTTCAAGAAGGTCAGCCAGACCGGCTCCACCACCTCGCTGCCCACCGCCGACAGCGGCTGGGCCGGTGAGGAGTCCCTCGACCTCGACATGGTCAGCGCGACCTGCCCGAACTGCAACATCCTCCTCGTCGAGGCCAAGTCGGCGTCCGACGCCAACCTGGGCACCGCCGTGAACGAGGCCGTCAAGCTGGGCGCCAAGTTCGTCTCCAACAGCTACGGCGGCTCGGAGTCCTCCTCCGACACCTCGTACGACGCCTCGTACTACAACCACCCGGGTGTCGCCATCACCGCGAGCGCGGGCGACAGCGCCTACGGCGCCGAGTACCCGGCCGCCTCCCAGTACGTGACCGCCGTCGGCGGCACCTCCCTGTCGGCGGACTCCAGCAGCCGCGGCTGGACCGAGTCCGTCTGGAGCACCTCCAGCACCGAGGGCACCGGCTCCGGCTGCTCCGCCTACGACCCCAAGCCCAGCTGGCAGACCGACAGCGGCTGCTCGACGCGCATGATCGGCGACGTGTCCGCCGTGGCCGACCCCGCCACCGGCGTCTCGGTCTACGACACCTACCAGGCGAGTGGCTGGAACACCTACGGCGGCACCAGCGCCTCCTCGCCGATCATCGCCTCGGTCTACGCCCTCGCCGGCACCCCGGGCAGCAGCGACTACCCGGCGCAGTACCCGTACAACGCGGCCGGCACCTCCGCCCTCAACGACGTGACGAGCGGCAGCAACGGCACCTGCGACACGGACTACTTCTGCAACGCCGAGACGGGCTACGACGGCCCGACCGGCTGGGGCACCCCGCAGGGCACGAGCGCCTTCAGCGCGAGCTGA
- a CDS encoding TetR/AcrR family transcriptional regulator has protein sequence MPRQPTSRPYHHGDLRTALLKSAERTLREKGVGALSLRELARDAGVSHAAPGRHFKDKQALLDALALDGYERLNRALDTAVESPGLDFEGRLTALARAYLGFAMANPELLELMFTRKHDPDSSDLLASAVEHSLGSITRMIAKAQEQGQIVAGDPERITMAAAASLHGLATLIAHGALPAEESINGLDEHVHLLLNGLRPR, from the coding sequence ATGCCGCGCCAGCCCACCAGCCGCCCCTATCACCACGGAGACCTGCGCACCGCCCTGCTCAAGAGCGCCGAGCGCACCCTGCGCGAGAAGGGGGTCGGCGCACTCTCGCTGCGCGAGCTGGCCCGTGACGCCGGCGTGAGCCACGCCGCCCCGGGGCGGCACTTCAAGGACAAGCAGGCCCTGCTCGACGCCCTCGCCCTCGACGGGTACGAGCGCCTCAACCGGGCCCTGGACACCGCCGTCGAAAGCCCCGGCCTCGACTTCGAGGGACGCCTGACCGCCCTCGCCCGCGCCTACCTCGGTTTCGCCATGGCGAACCCCGAGCTGCTGGAGCTGATGTTCACCCGCAAGCACGACCCCGACAGCTCCGACCTGCTCGCTTCGGCCGTCGAACACTCCCTCGGCTCCATCACGCGGATGATCGCGAAGGCCCAGGAGCAAGGGCAGATCGTCGCGGGCGACCCCGAGCGGATCACCATGGCCGCCGCCGCGAGCCTGCACGGCCTCGCCACCCTCATCGCCCACGGCGCACTCCCCGCCGAGGAGTCGATCAACGGCCTGGACGAACACGTCCACCTACTGCTGAACGGCCTCCGGCCGCGGTAA
- a CDS encoding oxidoreductase gives MADTKKWNVTDLPDCTGRTAVITGANSGLGLVTAEALARAGAHVVFAVRDLARGGAAAARVGGSTEVRRLDLADLDSVREFADGWDRPLDLLINNAGVMMLPEQRTKQGFEMQFGTNHLGHFALTNLLLPYVTDRVVTVASGAHRFGDGVISFEDVNLRGRYTPVRAYGQSKLANLLFTLELQRRLTEAGSPVRALAAHPGYAATNLTSHHGNALMRGVMAVTDKLLAQSDRAGALPTLFAASQDLPGAAYVGPDGLGEWRGAPTLVSRSAAASDPEAARRLWTLSEELTGVAWGLKPVG, from the coding sequence ATGGCTGATACGAAGAAGTGGAACGTGACCGACCTCCCCGACTGCACCGGCCGTACGGCCGTGATCACCGGCGCCAACAGCGGCCTCGGCCTCGTCACCGCCGAGGCGCTGGCGCGGGCCGGGGCGCATGTGGTGTTCGCCGTACGGGATCTGGCACGCGGCGGGGCTGCGGCGGCACGGGTGGGCGGCAGCACGGAGGTGCGCCGGCTGGACCTGGCGGACCTGGACTCGGTGCGGGAGTTCGCGGACGGCTGGGACCGCCCGCTGGACCTGCTGATCAACAACGCGGGCGTGATGATGCTGCCGGAGCAGCGGACGAAGCAGGGCTTCGAGATGCAGTTCGGCACGAATCACCTCGGGCACTTCGCGCTGACCAACCTGCTCCTGCCGTATGTGACGGACCGGGTGGTGACGGTCGCCTCCGGCGCCCACCGCTTCGGCGACGGAGTGATCAGCTTCGAGGACGTGAACCTGCGCGGCCGCTACACCCCGGTCCGCGCCTACGGTCAGTCCAAGCTGGCGAACCTCCTGTTCACCCTGGAACTCCAGCGCCGCCTCACCGAGGCCGGCTCCCCGGTCCGGGCCCTGGCCGCCCATCCCGGCTACGCGGCCACCAACCTGACGAGCCACCACGGCAACGCCCTGATGAGGGGCGTCATGGCGGTCACCGACAAGCTGCTCGCCCAGAGCGACAGGGCCGGCGCCCTGCCCACGCTGTTCGCCGCGAGCCAGGACCTGCCCGGCGCGGCCTACGTCGGCCCGGACGGCCTGGGTGAGTGGCGCGGCGCGCCGACCCTGGTCAGCCGTAGCGCTGCGGCCAGCGACCCGGAGGCGGCCCGGCGGCTGTGGACGCTGTCGGAGGAGCTGACCGGGGTGGCGTGGGGGCTGAAGCCGGTGGGGTGA
- a CDS encoding LppU/SCO3897 family protein: protein MSHIQPHGGMNASYTPEQIRRNRLILLGVLLVIAGLVAFVTLGPHDTKDQSATLKAGDCFQNIGTDKAAKAKKLDCTDPHADYKVLKMDKNGVVDTFSCSDVPGTTGSLTQMGPGGSFVVCFKGNDEKGKK from the coding sequence GTGTCCCACATACAGCCCCACGGCGGCATGAACGCCTCGTACACCCCGGAGCAGATACGACGCAACCGCCTGATCTTGCTCGGTGTGCTCCTTGTCATCGCGGGCCTGGTGGCGTTCGTGACCTTGGGCCCGCACGACACGAAGGACCAGTCCGCGACGCTCAAGGCTGGTGACTGCTTCCAGAACATCGGGACGGACAAGGCAGCGAAGGCCAAGAAGCTCGACTGCACTGACCCGCACGCCGACTACAAGGTTCTGAAGATGGACAAGAACGGAGTCGTCGATACTTTCTCGTGCTCCGACGTCCCAGGCACGACCGGATCGCTCACCCAGATGGGCCCAGGAGGGTCGTTCGTCGTCTGCTTCAAGGGGAACGACGAGAAGGGCAAGAAATAG
- a CDS encoding DUF397 domain-containing protein, which yields MIWQKSSYCGEGESCIHIAATPGTIHLTESSDPTGAILTTTPATFAALLTTLKKEPAPTTQTDNDDTPLRLRSADTVVTTTRHKWNAFVLGVQAGEFDHFARPLSKPSPTL from the coding sequence ATGATCTGGCAGAAGTCGTCGTACTGCGGCGAAGGCGAGTCCTGCATACACATAGCCGCCACCCCGGGCACCATCCACCTCACCGAATCCTCCGACCCCACCGGCGCGATCCTCACCACCACCCCCGCCACCTTCGCCGCCCTCCTCACCACCCTCAAGAAGGAACCGGCGCCCACCACCCAGACCGACAACGACGACACCCCCCTCCGCCTCCGCTCCGCGGACACCGTCGTCACAACCACCCGCCACAAGTGGAACGCCTTCGTACTCGGCGTACAGGCAGGCGAGTTCGACCACTTCGCGCGGCCTCTGTCGAAGCCTTCACCGACCTTGTGA
- a CDS encoding DUF5753 domain-containing protein produces MTARSRPGLRTTEAVQVSNMETGRLAVSAERVRSMAAQYDCSDKALVEAIAGMTGERRRGWWEEYRDILPSRLLDLAELEHHGTALRTAHTSGIPGLLQTLDHAREVFHQVVPELSPPELEHRASFRIKRQAVLFRRGPVPYKAIIHEAALHMRFGGRQVAKQQLKHLLKMSEHPNISLHVIPFDAGGYPGAGQPIYYVHGPVPQLDTVQLDQSHGIALLDAEAQLDKYRKVLDRLMSLSLIELESRALIHSIIQSL; encoded by the coding sequence GTGACGGCGAGATCGCGCCCGGGACTGCGCACGACCGAGGCGGTGCAGGTCAGCAACATGGAGACGGGGCGCCTCGCCGTGAGCGCGGAACGGGTACGCAGCATGGCCGCCCAATACGACTGCTCGGACAAGGCCCTGGTCGAGGCGATCGCCGGGATGACCGGTGAACGCAGGCGCGGCTGGTGGGAGGAGTACCGCGACATCCTGCCGTCGAGACTGCTGGACCTTGCCGAACTCGAACACCACGGCACCGCACTGCGCACGGCCCACACGTCAGGCATCCCCGGCCTGCTCCAGACCCTGGACCACGCCCGCGAGGTGTTTCACCAGGTGGTGCCCGAGTTGTCACCGCCCGAACTGGAGCACCGCGCCTCGTTCCGCATCAAGCGCCAGGCCGTTCTGTTCCGTCGCGGCCCGGTCCCGTACAAGGCGATCATCCACGAAGCCGCCCTGCATATGCGGTTCGGCGGACGTCAGGTGGCAAAGCAGCAGCTCAAGCATCTCCTCAAGATGAGCGAACACCCGAACATCTCGCTCCATGTCATCCCGTTCGACGCCGGTGGATACCCCGGAGCGGGCCAGCCCATCTACTACGTCCACGGACCCGTGCCCCAGCTCGACACCGTCCAGCTCGACCAGTCGCACGGCATCGCCCTGCTGGACGCCGAGGCCCAGCTCGACAAGTACCGCAAGGTGCTTGACCGCCTGATGAGCCTCAGCCTCATCGAGTTGGAGTCACGAGCCCTCATTCACAGCATCATCCAGTCCCTCTGA
- a CDS encoding toxin-antitoxin system HicB family antitoxin, with the protein MTTKMTVSLSDESAGYVRTHAPEGNVSAFIDRLIRRQITLDAAKQLVAAGYRPELDGEGDVW; encoded by the coding sequence ATGACCACGAAGATGACCGTCTCACTCTCGGATGAATCCGCTGGTTACGTTCGCACTCACGCCCCTGAGGGCAACGTCTCCGCGTTCATAGACCGTCTCATCCGGCGGCAGATCACGCTGGACGCGGCCAAGCAGTTGGTCGCAGCCGGTTACCGTCCTGAGCTGGACGGCGAGGGTGACGTGTGGTGA
- a CDS encoding RNase A-like domain-containing protein — protein MSVADKARKIVQEMTGMWWPAADEGGLRHAAKTWRDFADDVDDVTAGANKAARTIIEHNKGEAISAFDDPFWRRYYYDKRGWLKDLADAARDMAKSLDAYADFIHGVKKKLEHELEIAGATLVVGGVLSVVTFSLSEDAAVAVAAGIADTAASLGVAVSEEIAAIATTTLATAAFAGVESVAVNLAVTQPLSIALGEQKGGLNIDEARSAGVDGAITGGLLGGAGATVQAINRAGGITELLGGVRLPSVGPALALPGGAVAPTLDDLGLLIKGDGEPNAWPRSKRKGAVNPKYWSDLAGDEGKGTAKSSPHTLAKHVEVTTQDLRARLRANPRLKTASRYIDEESAQKFTDAVLLRRQKQVDAWLNGPKKSPKEAFVVEDLGENTGLSMSRYNFRNGLPSEWVKGATVVLKRDPTAPLGYRVLTSYPS, from the coding sequence GTGAGCGTCGCGGACAAGGCTCGCAAGATCGTCCAGGAGATGACCGGCATGTGGTGGCCGGCTGCGGACGAGGGCGGGCTTCGGCATGCCGCGAAGACGTGGCGGGACTTCGCCGACGACGTCGACGATGTCACGGCCGGTGCCAACAAGGCGGCCCGCACCATCATCGAGCACAACAAGGGCGAGGCCATCTCCGCCTTCGACGACCCGTTCTGGCGCCGCTACTACTACGACAAACGCGGTTGGCTGAAGGACCTCGCCGACGCTGCCCGCGACATGGCCAAGTCGCTGGATGCGTATGCGGACTTCATCCACGGGGTGAAGAAGAAGCTGGAGCACGAGCTGGAGATCGCCGGTGCCACGCTCGTGGTCGGCGGGGTCCTCTCCGTCGTCACCTTCAGCCTTTCCGAGGATGCCGCTGTTGCTGTGGCGGCCGGGATCGCGGACACCGCCGCCAGCCTCGGCGTGGCGGTGTCGGAGGAGATCGCGGCCATCGCTACTACGACCTTGGCGACCGCGGCGTTCGCCGGCGTCGAATCCGTAGCCGTGAACCTCGCCGTTACCCAGCCCCTGTCCATCGCGCTCGGCGAGCAGAAGGGCGGGCTCAACATCGACGAGGCCCGCAGCGCGGGCGTGGACGGTGCCATCACCGGCGGGCTCCTGGGAGGGGCCGGTGCAACGGTCCAGGCCATCAACAGAGCAGGTGGCATCACGGAACTGCTCGGAGGTGTCCGGCTGCCTTCCGTCGGTCCCGCGCTGGCGCTACCTGGGGGTGCGGTAGCTCCCACCCTCGACGACCTCGGCCTGCTGATCAAGGGCGATGGCGAACCAAACGCCTGGCCGCGCAGCAAACGCAAGGGGGCGGTCAATCCGAAGTACTGGTCCGACCTCGCGGGCGACGAAGGCAAGGGCACGGCCAAGTCGTCGCCCCATACGCTGGCGAAGCATGTCGAGGTGACCACCCAAGATCTACGAGCCCGACTTCGCGCCAACCCGAGGCTCAAAACGGCCTCCCGATATATCGACGAGGAGTCGGCCCAGAAGTTCACCGACGCCGTGCTTTTGCGGCGCCAAAAGCAGGTCGACGCTTGGCTGAACGGTCCGAAGAAGTCACCCAAGGAAGCCTTCGTGGTAGAAGACCTGGGCGAAAACACCGGCTTGAGCATGAGCCGGTACAACTTCCGCAATGGCCTTCCGTCAGAATGGGTCAAGGGCGCGACGGTGGTCCTCAAGCGTGACCCGACTGCTCCTCTGGGCTACCGAGTCCTGACTTCCTACCCTTCCTAG